The following are encoded in a window of Saccharothrix longispora genomic DNA:
- a CDS encoding NAD(P)-binding domain-containing protein encodes MSELPVVVVGAGPIGLAAAAHLLERGVRPLVLEAGAQAGAAVARWNHVRLFSGWSELVDPAARRLLGSAPDGEACPTGAEWVSEYLAPLADALGGHVRYGARVVGVARRGRDRVVDDGRDREPLTVHVETADGEERIAARAVVDASGTWGSPNPLGGDGLPAVGERAAAERIAYRVPDVVAEAGRYAGKRVAVAGSGHSALTALVALAGLPGTHVTWLLRRGAVDAVFGGGEADQLPARGALGLRARDAARAGHVEVVTGFRTAAVERDGDRVVLVSQEGRRLAPVDEVVALTGFRPDHSWLSEVRLDLDPVLQAPTRLAPLVDPNVHSCGTVYPHGAAELRHPEPGVYLVGMKSYGRAPTFLALTGYEQVRSIAAEIAGDHEDAAKVELVLPETGVCGGSGVFDETDGSEGSGGCCAPAVTELTLTAPGARP; translated from the coding sequence GTGAGCGAGCTTCCGGTGGTCGTGGTGGGTGCGGGACCGATCGGGTTGGCGGCGGCGGCCCACCTGCTGGAGCGCGGCGTGCGGCCGCTGGTGCTGGAGGCGGGCGCGCAGGCCGGCGCGGCGGTGGCGCGGTGGAACCACGTGCGGTTGTTCTCGGGGTGGTCCGAGCTGGTCGACCCGGCGGCCCGGCGACTGCTGGGGAGCGCACCGGACGGCGAGGCGTGCCCCACCGGGGCCGAGTGGGTGTCGGAGTACCTCGCGCCGCTGGCCGACGCCCTGGGCGGGCACGTGCGGTACGGCGCGCGGGTCGTCGGGGTCGCCCGCCGGGGCCGTGACCGGGTGGTGGACGACGGGCGCGACCGCGAGCCGCTGACCGTGCACGTGGAGACGGCCGACGGCGAGGAGCGCATCGCGGCCCGCGCCGTGGTGGACGCCTCCGGCACCTGGGGCTCCCCCAACCCGCTCGGCGGCGACGGCCTGCCGGCGGTCGGCGAGCGGGCGGCGGCCGAGCGGATCGCCTACCGGGTCCCGGACGTGGTCGCCGAGGCCGGGCGGTACGCCGGCAAGCGGGTCGCGGTGGCGGGCAGCGGGCACTCGGCGCTCACCGCGCTGGTGGCGCTCGCGGGACTCCCCGGCACGCACGTCACGTGGCTGCTGCGCCGGGGCGCGGTCGACGCGGTGTTCGGCGGCGGCGAGGCCGACCAGCTGCCGGCGCGCGGCGCGCTGGGGCTCAGGGCGCGGGACGCGGCGCGGGCCGGGCACGTGGAGGTCGTGACCGGCTTCCGCACGGCGGCCGTGGAGCGCGACGGCGACCGCGTGGTGCTGGTGTCCCAAGAGGGCCGCCGCCTGGCGCCGGTCGACGAGGTCGTGGCGCTGACCGGGTTCCGCCCCGACCACTCGTGGCTCTCGGAGGTCCGGCTCGACCTCGACCCGGTGCTCCAGGCGCCGACGAGGCTCGCTCCGCTGGTCGACCCGAACGTGCACTCGTGCGGCACGGTGTACCCGCACGGCGCGGCGGAGTTGCGCCACCCCGAGCCCGGCGTGTACCTGGTCGGCATGAAGAGCTACGGCCGTGCGCCCACGTTCCTCGCCCTGACCGGGTACGAGCAGGTGCGCAGCATCGCGGCCGAGATCGCCGGCGACCACGAGGACGCGGCGAAGGTCGAACTCGTGCTGCCCGAGACGGGCGTGTGCGGCGGTTCCGGCGTCTTCGACGAGACCGACGGGTCCGAGGGGTCCGGCGGGTGCTGCGCCCCGGCCGTCACGGAGCTGACGCTGACCGCGCCGGGCGCGCGGCCCTGA
- a CDS encoding MFS transporter, with protein MLCLSQVTGWGVLYYAFPVLAPSISASTGWSLSEVTAGFSLGQLVSAAVGVPLGRVLDRRGPRLVMTTGSVVAVAAVAGMTAARSPVVFLAAWALIGTGMAAVLYQPAFAAVTRWYGERRVRALTAVTLVGGLASTVFAPLTAGIAQHLDWRGAYLVLAGLFGLITIPAHALGLRLPWPPHEHDPRVDHAPDAVARSRPFAVLVVALGLGSFAVYAVVVALVPLLTERGLSTTTAAWALGLGGIGQVLGRLGYARFVAVTGVRARTAIVLLAASATTLLLGLVPGPALPLIAAAVLAGTARGVFTLVQATAVTDRWGAAHYGRLSGLLQAPMAVTAAVAPWVATALAGALGGYPPVFVVLAAAGVLAAGTSWWSVPRPAPKPGSA; from the coding sequence GTGCTGTGCCTGAGCCAGGTCACCGGCTGGGGTGTCCTCTACTACGCCTTCCCCGTGCTCGCGCCCTCGATCAGCGCGAGCACGGGGTGGTCGCTGTCGGAGGTGACCGCCGGTTTCTCGCTCGGCCAGCTCGTCTCGGCCGCCGTCGGCGTGCCCCTGGGCCGGGTGCTGGACCGGCGCGGTCCCCGGCTCGTCATGACGACGGGGTCGGTGGTGGCGGTGGCCGCGGTGGCCGGCATGACCGCGGCACGCTCACCGGTCGTGTTCCTCGCAGCCTGGGCGTTGATCGGCACCGGCATGGCGGCGGTGCTCTACCAACCGGCGTTCGCCGCCGTCACCCGCTGGTACGGCGAACGCCGCGTCCGGGCGCTCACCGCCGTGACCCTGGTCGGCGGGCTGGCCAGCACGGTGTTCGCCCCGCTCACCGCCGGCATCGCGCAGCACCTCGACTGGCGCGGCGCCTACCTCGTCCTCGCCGGGCTGTTCGGGCTGATCACCATCCCCGCGCACGCCCTGGGCCTGCGCCTGCCGTGGCCGCCCCACGAGCACGACCCCCGCGTCGACCACGCGCCCGACGCCGTCGCCCGCAGCAGGCCGTTCGCCGTCCTGGTCGTCGCGCTCGGCCTGGGCTCGTTCGCCGTGTACGCCGTCGTGGTCGCCCTGGTCCCGCTGCTCACCGAACGCGGCCTGTCGACCACGACCGCCGCCTGGGCGCTCGGCCTCGGCGGCATCGGGCAGGTGCTGGGGCGCCTCGGCTACGCCAGGTTCGTCGCGGTGACCGGCGTCCGCGCCAGGACCGCGATCGTGCTGCTGGCCGCGTCGGCCACGACCCTCCTGCTGGGGCTCGTCCCCGGACCGGCCCTGCCGCTGATCGCGGCGGCGGTGCTCGCGGGCACCGCGCGCGGCGTCTTCACCCTCGTGCAGGCCACCGCCGTCACCGACCGCTGGGGCGCCGCCCACTACGGCAGGCTCAGCGGCCTGCTCCAGGCGCCGATGGCCGTGACGGCGGCCGTGGCGCCCTGGGTCGCGACCGCGCTGGCCGGGGCGCTCGGCGGCTACCCGCCGGTGTTCGTCGTCCTCGCCGCGGCCGGCGTGCTGGCGGCGGGCACGTCGTGGTGGTCCGTGCCGCGCCCCGCCCCCAAGCCGGGGTCGGCGTGA
- a CDS encoding cellulose-binding domain-containing protein, with the protein MHLHRYRSRLAAAAAVTAVVAGGGVVAAHDAAAATGCSVAYSLATQWQGGFTANVNITNLGDAVGSWTLTWSFAAGQKVTQAWNAGTSQNGADVTARNVSHNGSIATGATASFGFNGSWSGSNPSPTAFTLNGTLCTGSPTSTPTTTVPGTTTSGPTTTSGPTTTAPPADNPGWGRSLPPPDARTSMAYDLVVTGSGYTPRSGECSREVHARYWTYGPDGKVYPTWHPPRDASGCAFGHEHGDDPRTSDLFAASKWLPFGYTSEVMMSANPGGAHRHEDHVGHKVLSVNNSNVIQGDNGTSFFPPQGATIAVCDILLKFHQGTHSTDAFTNNVHELIYRNRCSHNDNGQVSEAAFTALIPNGRPGGFGATDCPGPNLGGRFTSVGPAVPADSPSDTRSLGRLITDAGCVQAIREGKTHYEVISGREVPFDTNDLHEFWFSDVSVSTSQLSFSIAPLFYVLNPSRYYDASAPNKLARQVDLCYENIRGDYCDQVRRITQQTGQRVAWDDVRSPFKGTLREFRPGTFSVRNSGPTTVYTDVYGRNASTTPFTGSVQQYFSGNHAPVQMYVRGSTKDYNANAADQIHAPN; encoded by the coding sequence ATGCATCTTCATCGATACCGGTCCCGATTGGCCGCCGCGGCGGCGGTCACCGCGGTGGTCGCCGGCGGCGGGGTGGTCGCGGCGCACGACGCCGCTGCCGCCACCGGGTGCTCGGTCGCGTACTCGCTCGCGACGCAGTGGCAGGGCGGCTTCACCGCGAACGTGAACATCACCAACCTCGGCGACGCCGTCGGCTCCTGGACGCTCACCTGGAGCTTCGCCGCGGGGCAGAAGGTCACCCAGGCGTGGAACGCCGGCACCTCGCAGAACGGCGCCGACGTCACCGCGCGCAACGTGTCGCACAACGGCTCCATCGCGACCGGCGCCACCGCGTCGTTCGGCTTCAACGGCTCGTGGAGCGGGAGCAACCCGTCGCCGACCGCGTTCACCCTCAACGGCACGCTCTGCACGGGCTCGCCGACGAGCACCCCGACGACCACGGTGCCGGGCACCACGACGTCCGGGCCGACCACGACGTCCGGGCCGACCACGACCGCCCCGCCGGCCGACAACCCCGGCTGGGGCCGGTCGCTGCCGCCCCCGGACGCGCGGACCAGCATGGCGTACGACCTGGTCGTGACCGGGAGCGGCTACACCCCGCGCAGCGGCGAGTGCTCGCGCGAGGTCCACGCCCGGTACTGGACGTACGGGCCGGACGGCAAGGTCTACCCGACCTGGCACCCGCCGCGCGACGCGAGCGGCTGCGCGTTCGGCCACGAGCACGGTGACGACCCGCGCACCTCGGACCTGTTCGCCGCCTCGAAGTGGTTGCCGTTCGGCTACACCAGCGAAGTGATGATGTCGGCCAACCCCGGAGGCGCGCACCGGCACGAGGACCACGTCGGGCACAAGGTCCTGTCGGTCAACAACTCCAACGTCATCCAGGGCGACAACGGCACCAGCTTCTTCCCGCCGCAGGGCGCCACGATCGCCGTGTGCGACATCCTGCTGAAGTTCCACCAGGGCACGCACTCGACCGACGCGTTCACCAACAACGTGCACGAGTTGATCTACCGCAACCGGTGCTCGCACAACGACAACGGCCAGGTCAGCGAGGCCGCGTTCACCGCGCTGATCCCGAACGGTCGACCGGGCGGCTTCGGCGCGACGGACTGCCCCGGGCCCAACCTGGGCGGCAGGTTCACCTCGGTGGGCCCCGCCGTGCCGGCGGACTCGCCGTCGGACACCCGCTCGCTCGGCCGGCTCATCACGGACGCGGGCTGCGTGCAGGCGATCCGGGAGGGGAAGACGCACTACGAGGTCATCAGCGGTCGTGAGGTGCCGTTCGACACCAACGACCTGCACGAGTTCTGGTTCTCCGACGTGTCGGTGAGCACCTCGCAGCTGTCGTTCTCCATCGCGCCGCTGTTCTACGTGCTCAACCCCAGCCGCTACTACGACGCCTCGGCGCCGAACAAGCTGGCCCGCCAGGTCGACCTCTGCTACGAGAACATCCGGGGCGACTACTGCGACCAGGTCCGCCGGATCACCCAGCAGACCGGGCAGCGGGTGGCCTGGGACGACGTGCGGTCGCCGTTCAAGGGCACGCTGCGCGAGTTCCGGCCGGGCACGTTCAGCGTCCGCAACAGCGGACCGACCACCGTCTACACGGACGTGTACGGCCGCAACGCGTCGACCACGCCGTTCACCGGCTCGGTCCAGCAGTACTTCTCCGGCAACCACGCCCCCGTCCAGATGTACGTCCGGGGGTCCACGAAGGACTACAACGCCAACGCGGCCGACCAGATCCACGCGCCGAACTGA
- a CDS encoding helix-turn-helix transcriptional regulator, with product MPKTSARLLSLLSLLQARRDWPGALLAERLGVSPRTVRRDVDRLRELGYPIAAAKGPDGGYRLGAGADLPPPLFDDEQAVALAVALRTASSSGAGVEEAAARASTTVRQVMPARLRHRIDTLRVTAVGRTASPPVDSGVLTAISAAVHAREVLRFDHASGAGDGEPAPPRRVQPHHLVARGGRWYLVAWDLDRDDWRTFRADRITPRTPTGPRFTPRELPGGDVAAFVAAAFRGSADGDWPCRGEVILDLPAADVSRHTDDGLVEALGPDRCRLVLGSWSWAGLAAAVGRFDADLEVVGPIELKDAFARLARRYADAAAQWGA from the coding sequence GTGCCGAAGACCTCAGCCCGGTTGCTGTCCCTGCTGTCGCTGCTCCAGGCGCGCCGGGACTGGCCGGGCGCGCTGCTGGCCGAGCGGCTGGGCGTCAGCCCGCGCACCGTGCGCCGCGACGTCGACCGCCTGCGCGAGCTGGGCTACCCGATCGCGGCCGCGAAGGGCCCGGACGGGGGCTACCGGCTCGGCGCGGGCGCGGACCTGCCGCCGCCGCTGTTCGACGACGAGCAGGCCGTCGCCCTCGCCGTCGCGCTCCGGACCGCGAGCAGCTCCGGCGCGGGCGTCGAGGAGGCCGCGGCACGCGCGTCGACCACGGTCCGGCAGGTCATGCCCGCCCGGTTGCGCCACCGCATCGACACGCTCCGGGTCACCGCGGTGGGGCGGACCGCGAGCCCCCCGGTCGACAGCGGCGTGCTCACGGCGATCAGCGCCGCCGTCCACGCCCGCGAGGTGCTGCGCTTCGACCACGCGTCGGGGGCCGGCGACGGCGAACCGGCCCCGCCGCGCCGCGTGCAGCCCCACCACCTCGTCGCCCGGGGCGGGCGCTGGTACCTGGTCGCCTGGGACCTCGACCGCGACGACTGGCGCACCTTCCGCGCCGACCGGATCACGCCGCGCACCCCCACGGGCCCCCGCTTCACGCCGCGCGAGCTGCCGGGTGGCGACGTGGCCGCCTTCGTGGCCGCCGCGTTCCGGGGCTCGGCCGACGGCGACTGGCCGTGCCGCGGCGAGGTGATCCTCGACCTGCCCGCCGCGGACGTGTCCCGCCACACCGACGACGGGCTGGTGGAGGCGCTGGGCCCGGACCGCTGCCGGCTCGTCCTGGGCTCGTGGTCGTGGGCCGGCCTGGCCGCCGCCGTCGGCAGGTTCGACGCCGACCTGGAGGTCGTCGGGCCGATCGAGCTGAAGGACGCGTTCGCCCGCCTGGCGCGCCGCTACGCGGACGCCGCGGCGCAGTGGGGGGCGTGA
- a CDS encoding pectate lyase: protein MAAAGATVLAAALAAWPSAAPAQAAVGAGTYTINNAASGHCLDAPGGSAGAQLRQAACTGGGSQQWTLASVGGGFRITSVGSGLCVGVRDASTSAGKVIEQAACGSAGQTWSLTQSGSNYRVVDTNGGKCMNLKDNSTAAGALVQTNSCDSAATKQWVFTPSGGGNPTTTTTGTTTTTRTTTTTTTSQQPGGGDGSGPWPSDTGSVHQTTTKNAGTFFDGGMKRYYGIGDGGQGEGQDPMFTVANGGTIQNVIIDAPAGDGIHCEGSCTIRNVWWNDVGEDAATFKASSSSATYLVDGGGAKSASDKVFQHNGGGTLTIRDFQVHSAGKFYRACGNCATSYQRHVVMDGITARSTKVLAGINTNWGDTARFSRITVYGSTTICEKYQGVPKGSEPKKIGEGADGKNCFYSPSDITQR, encoded by the coding sequence GTGGCCGCCGCGGGCGCGACGGTGCTGGCCGCCGCCCTCGCGGCCTGGCCGAGCGCGGCGCCCGCCCAGGCCGCCGTCGGCGCGGGCACCTACACGATCAACAACGCGGCCAGCGGCCACTGCCTCGACGCGCCCGGCGGGTCCGCGGGCGCGCAGCTCCGGCAGGCGGCGTGCACCGGCGGCGGCAGCCAGCAGTGGACGCTGGCGTCGGTCGGCGGCGGCTTCCGGATCACCTCGGTCGGGAGCGGGCTGTGCGTCGGCGTGCGGGACGCGTCCACGTCGGCCGGCAAGGTGATCGAGCAGGCGGCGTGCGGCAGCGCGGGCCAGACCTGGTCGCTGACCCAGAGCGGCAGCAACTACCGCGTGGTGGACACCAACGGCGGCAAGTGCATGAACCTGAAGGACAACTCCACCGCCGCCGGCGCGCTGGTGCAGACCAACTCCTGCGACAGCGCCGCCACCAAGCAGTGGGTCTTCACCCCGTCGGGCGGCGGGAACCCCACCACGACCACCACCGGCACGACCACCACCACGCGCACGACGACCACGACCACCACGTCGCAGCAGCCGGGCGGCGGTGACGGCAGCGGCCCGTGGCCGAGCGACACCGGAAGCGTGCACCAGACGACGACGAAGAACGCCGGCACGTTCTTCGACGGCGGCATGAAGCGCTACTACGGCATCGGCGACGGCGGTCAGGGCGAGGGCCAGGACCCGATGTTCACCGTGGCCAACGGCGGCACGATCCAGAACGTCATCATCGACGCCCCGGCCGGCGACGGCATCCACTGCGAGGGCTCCTGCACCATCCGCAACGTCTGGTGGAACGACGTGGGCGAGGACGCGGCGACGTTCAAGGCCTCCAGCTCCTCGGCCACCTACCTCGTCGACGGCGGCGGCGCGAAGTCCGCGTCGGACAAGGTGTTCCAGCACAACGGCGGGGGCACCCTCACGATCCGCGACTTCCAGGTGCACAGCGCCGGCAAGTTCTACCGGGCGTGCGGCAACTGCGCCACCTCGTACCAGCGCCACGTGGTGATGGACGGCATCACCGCCCGCTCCACCAAGGTGCTGGCCGGCATCAACACCAACTGGGGCGACACCGCCCGCTTCTCCCGGATCACGGTCTACGGCAGCACGACCATCTGCGAGAAGTACCAGGGCGTGCCCAAGGGCAGCGAGCCCAAGAAGATCGGCGAGGGCGCCGACGGCAAGAACTGCTTCTACTCGCCGTCCGACATCACCCAGCGGTAG
- a CDS encoding winged helix DNA-binding domain-containing protein, protein MLVLRDTEGNAATVTVLHTRALNRATLARQLLLDRADVPVVAAVAHLCGLQAQEPQEPFVGLWSRLRAFDPAALSDLLTGRAVVRTHLMRRTVHLLTAEDVLAWRSRHDAMLRQRVVGTYRRELEGIDFDALAAAGRAVLADGEPRTAAELVRAVADRWPTTPPRPLGELLVAALVPVAQVPPRGLWRAKGGVRNAPLATWLGREVDPPAPGGDDPVGRVLVRRYLAAYGPAATADLRAWSGLAGLPAAVAALRGELVAFRDERGRELLDLPDAPRPDPDTPAPVRYLPAFDNAILGYDDRTRIIDTAHRGLSVAGERVVLVDGRVAATWRVEADAVVVTPLRALSWSDRDAVAEEGRALASFLTDRDGDRVRVADPA, encoded by the coding sequence ATGCTCGTCCTCCGCGACACCGAAGGGAACGCCGCCACCGTGACCGTCCTGCACACCCGCGCGCTCAACCGCGCGACGCTCGCCCGGCAACTGCTGCTCGACCGCGCCGACGTGCCGGTGGTCGCCGCCGTCGCCCACCTGTGCGGCCTCCAGGCGCAGGAACCGCAGGAACCGTTCGTCGGGCTCTGGTCGCGGCTGCGCGCGTTCGACCCGGCGGCGCTCTCCGACCTGCTGACCGGGCGGGCCGTGGTGCGCACGCACCTCATGCGCCGCACCGTGCACCTGCTCACCGCCGAGGACGTCCTGGCCTGGCGCTCCCGCCACGACGCCATGCTGCGCCAGCGGGTCGTCGGCACCTACCGCCGAGAGCTGGAGGGCATCGACTTCGACGCCCTCGCGGCGGCGGGCCGGGCCGTGCTGGCCGACGGCGAGCCCCGCACCGCGGCCGAACTCGTGCGGGCGGTCGCCGACCGGTGGCCGACGACGCCGCCGAGGCCCCTGGGCGAGCTGCTGGTCGCCGCGCTGGTCCCGGTGGCCCAGGTGCCGCCGCGCGGGCTGTGGCGCGCGAAGGGCGGCGTGCGCAACGCCCCGCTCGCCACCTGGCTGGGTCGGGAGGTGGACCCGCCGGCCCCCGGGGGTGACGACCCGGTCGGCCGGGTGCTGGTGCGGCGGTACCTGGCCGCGTACGGCCCCGCGGCGACGGCCGACCTGCGCGCCTGGTCCGGCCTGGCCGGGCTGCCCGCCGCCGTGGCCGCGCTGCGCGGGGAGCTGGTCGCCTTCCGCGACGAGCGGGGCCGCGAACTCCTGGACCTCCCCGACGCCCCGCGCCCCGACCCGGACACCCCGGCCCCCGTGCGCTACCTGCCCGCGTTCGACAACGCGATCCTCGGCTACGACGACCGCACCCGGATCATCGACACCGCCCACCGGGGCCTGTCGGTCGCCGGCGAACGCGTCGTCCTGGTGGACGGCCGGGTCGCCGCGACCTGGCGGGTCGAGGCGGACGCGGTGGTCGTCACGCCGCTGCGCGCCCTCTCCTGGTCGGACCGCGACGCCGTGGCCGAGGAGGGGCGCGCGCTGGCGTCGTTCCTCACCGACCGCGACGGGGACCGGGTGCGCGTCGCCGACCCCGCCTGA
- a CDS encoding helix-turn-helix domain-containing GNAT family N-acetyltransferase, with translation MTTTMPAPGLAPEDATTYAEWFACLADPTRVRLLHTVATRPGELTVGALTEALGISQSTCSHHLRKLADVGFVRLRKEGTATLVSVNPACCTGLPHAADAVMGTIVTRPCCPTDLPADVAVRAMTDDDWADVRRIYGEGIATRNATFETETPSRRTLEAKWLPEHRWVAEVDGRVAGWAAATPVSARECYSGVAETSVYVGDGARGRGVGKSLLHKQVTAADEAGLWTLQTAIFPENRASIALHHSAGFRTVGVRERIARHHGVWRDTVMLERRAGADPRC, from the coding sequence ATGACGACGACGATGCCCGCACCCGGCCTGGCGCCGGAGGACGCGACGACCTACGCCGAGTGGTTCGCCTGCCTGGCCGACCCGACCCGCGTCCGGCTGCTGCACACCGTCGCCACGCGGCCCGGCGAGCTCACCGTGGGCGCGCTCACCGAGGCCCTGGGCATCAGCCAGTCCACCTGCTCGCACCACCTGCGCAAGCTCGCCGACGTCGGCTTCGTGCGGCTGCGCAAGGAGGGCACCGCCACGCTGGTCTCGGTCAACCCGGCCTGCTGCACCGGCCTGCCGCACGCCGCCGACGCCGTCATGGGCACGATCGTCACCCGCCCGTGCTGCCCGACCGACCTGCCCGCCGACGTCGCCGTGCGCGCCATGACCGACGACGACTGGGCCGACGTGCGCCGCATCTACGGCGAGGGCATCGCCACCCGCAACGCCACCTTCGAGACCGAGACGCCCAGCCGCCGCACGCTGGAGGCGAAGTGGCTGCCGGAGCACCGCTGGGTCGCCGAGGTCGACGGCCGCGTCGCCGGCTGGGCCGCCGCCACCCCGGTGTCGGCCCGCGAGTGCTACTCCGGCGTCGCCGAGACCTCGGTCTACGTCGGCGACGGCGCCCGCGGCCGGGGTGTGGGCAAGTCGTTGCTGCACAAGCAGGTCACCGCCGCCGACGAGGCCGGCCTGTGGACGTTGCAGACCGCGATCTTCCCGGAGAACCGGGCCAGCATCGCCCTGCACCACTCCGCGGGCTTCCGCACCGTCGGCGTCCGCGAGCGCATCGCCCGGCACCACGGCGTGTGGCGCGACACCGTCATGCTCGAACGCCGCGCCGGGGCCGACCCCCGGTGCTAG
- a CDS encoding excinuclease ABC subunit UvrA: MSRGTGSPEPHAADSHDLIRVHGARVNNLKDVSVEIPKRRLTVFTGVSGSGKSSLVFGTIAAESQRMINETYSAFVQGFMPTLARPEVDVLDGLTTAIIVDQERMGGDVRSTVGTATDANAVLRILFSRLGQPHIGSPQAFSFNVASISGAGAVTLERGGRTTKERRDFKVVGGMCSRCEGRGAIDDIDLTRLYDEDKSLNEGAVTIPGYSMDGWYGRIFRGCGFFDPDKPIREFTRRQLDDLLHKEPTKIKVDGVNVTYAGLVPTVRKSFLSKDVESAQPHVRAFVERVATFTACPECDGTRLSAEARSSKIAGINIADACAMQISDLAEWVRGLDEPSVAPLLGTLRRTLDSFTAIGLGYLSLDRPAGTLSGGEAQRVKMIRHLGSSLTDVTYVFDEPTTGLHPHDIQRMNDLLLRLRDKGNTVLVVEHKPEVIAIADHVVDLGPGAGAAGGTICFQGAVEGLRASGTTTGRHLDDRATLKDAVREPTGALEIRGADTHNLRKVDVDVPLGVLCVVTGVAGSGKSSLIHGSVPAGAGVVSVDQGAIRGSRRSNPATYTGLLDPIRKAFAKANGVKPALFSANSEGACVNCNGAGVIYTDLGMMAGVATPCEVCEGKRFQAEVLEYRFSGRDISEVLAMPVTEAEAFFGSGEARTPAAHAVLTRLADVGLGYLSLGQPLTTLSGGERQRLKLATRMGEKGGVYVLDEPTTGLHLADVEQLLGLLDRLVDAGKSVIVIEHHQAVMAHADWIIDLGPGAGHDGGRVVFEGTPADLVAARSTLTGEHLAAYVGA, translated from the coding sequence ATGAGCAGGGGCACGGGGTCGCCCGAGCCGCACGCCGCCGACAGCCACGACCTGATCAGGGTGCACGGCGCGCGCGTGAACAACCTCAAGGACGTCAGCGTCGAGATCCCCAAGCGCCGGCTGACGGTGTTCACCGGGGTCTCGGGCTCGGGCAAGAGCTCGCTGGTCTTCGGCACGATCGCCGCCGAGTCGCAGCGGATGATCAACGAGACCTACAGCGCCTTCGTGCAGGGCTTCATGCCGACGTTGGCGCGGCCCGAGGTCGACGTGCTCGACGGGCTGACCACGGCCATCATCGTCGACCAGGAGCGGATGGGTGGCGACGTCCGCTCCACGGTCGGCACCGCCACCGACGCCAACGCGGTGCTGCGCATCCTGTTCAGCCGGCTCGGGCAGCCGCACATCGGCTCGCCCCAGGCGTTCTCCTTCAACGTCGCCTCGATCAGCGGGGCGGGCGCGGTCACCCTGGAGCGGGGCGGGCGGACCACGAAGGAGCGGCGCGACTTCAAGGTCGTCGGCGGCATGTGCTCGCGCTGCGAGGGCCGGGGCGCGATCGACGACATCGACCTGACCCGGCTGTACGACGAGGACAAGTCGCTCAACGAGGGCGCGGTCACGATCCCCGGCTACAGCATGGACGGCTGGTACGGCCGCATCTTCCGCGGCTGCGGCTTCTTCGACCCCGACAAGCCGATCAGGGAGTTCACCCGGAGGCAGCTGGACGACCTGCTGCACAAGGAGCCGACCAAGATCAAGGTCGACGGCGTCAACGTGACGTATGCCGGCCTGGTCCCGACGGTGCGGAAGTCCTTCCTGTCCAAGGACGTCGAGTCCGCCCAGCCGCACGTCCGCGCCTTCGTGGAGCGGGTGGCCACCTTCACCGCCTGCCCGGAGTGCGACGGCACCCGGCTCAGCGCGGAGGCGCGGTCGTCGAAGATCGCCGGCATCAACATCGCCGACGCGTGCGCGATGCAGATCAGCGACCTCGCCGAGTGGGTCCGCGGGCTCGACGAGCCGTCCGTCGCGCCGCTGCTGGGCACGCTGCGGCGCACCCTCGACTCGTTCACCGCGATCGGGCTCGGCTACCTCTCGCTCGACCGGCCGGCGGGCACGCTGTCCGGCGGCGAGGCGCAGCGCGTCAAGATGATCCGCCACCTCGGCTCGTCGCTCACCGACGTCACCTATGTGTTCGACGAGCCCACCACCGGCCTGCACCCGCACGACATCCAGCGGATGAACGACCTGCTGCTGCGGTTGCGCGACAAGGGCAACACGGTGCTCGTGGTCGAGCACAAGCCGGAGGTGATCGCGATCGCCGACCACGTCGTGGACCTCGGTCCCGGGGCGGGCGCGGCGGGCGGCACCATCTGCTTCCAGGGCGCCGTGGAGGGCCTGCGGGCCTCCGGGACCACCACCGGGCGGCACCTGGACGACCGCGCCACCCTCAAGGACGCGGTGCGCGAGCCCACCGGCGCGCTGGAGATCCGCGGCGCCGACACCCACAACCTGCGGAAGGTGGACGTCGACGTCCCGCTCGGCGTGCTCTGCGTCGTCACCGGCGTCGCGGGCTCCGGGAAGAGCTCGCTGATCCACGGCTCCGTCCCCGCCGGCGCCGGCGTGGTGTCGGTCGACCAGGGCGCCATCCGGGGGTCGCGGCGGAGCAACCCGGCGACGTACACCGGTCTGCTCGACCCGATCCGCAAGGCGTTCGCCAAGGCCAACGGCGTGAAGCCGGCGCTGTTCAGCGCCAACTCCGAGGGCGCGTGCGTCAACTGCAACGGCGCCGGCGTCATCTACACCGACCTGGGCATGATGGCGGGCGTCGCCACCCCCTGCGAGGTGTGCGAGGGGAAGCGGTTCCAGGCCGAGGTGCTGGAGTACCGGTTCAGCGGGCGCGACATCAGCGAGGTGCTGGCGATGCCGGTGACCGAGGCCGAGGCGTTCTTCGGCTCGGGCGAGGCGCGCACGCCGGCCGCGCACGCCGTCCTCACCCGGCTCGCCGACGTCGGGCTCGGCTACCTCAGCCTCGGCCAGCCGCTCACCACGCTGTCCGGCGGCGAGCGGCAGCGGCTCAAGCTGGCCACCCGCATGGGCGAGAAGGGCGGCGTCTACGTCCTCGACGAGCCGACGACCGGTCTGCACCTCGCCGACGTCGAGCAGCTGCTCGGCCTGCTCGACCGGCTCGTCGACGCCGGCAAGTCGGTCATCGTCATCGAGCACCACCAGGCGGTCATGGCGCACGCCGACTGGATCATCGACCTGGGTCCGGGTGCGGGTCACGACGGCGGCCGGGTCGTCTTCGAGGGCACGCCCGCCGACCTGGTCGCAGCGCGGTCCACCCTCACCGGCGAGCACCTGGCGGCCTACGTCGGCGCCTGA